The genomic segment AAATAATTCTATATATAAAATAGAATAGAAATATAAATATCGAAACATGCGAAATGCCTTATCCACTTTGATTGATCGCGATGGCAAAGGTCATATATATGTTCATCATACTAAGAAAGTTAAAAGTGCGCAAATGGGATATTTAAAAATCCAGCATCCCGGCTGTCTCCTTGATTTCATCGAAGGTCGCTGATGTTGTTTTTTATAAATTTGCCATTCGCGGGCTTTTGTCGAATGGTTGGAATAGATATGTCGAAATTCGAAGATTGCAATATAAACGATGATCTGAAAGCAGATCTTGAAAGGATTGGTTTTGTTGAAATGACGGCTGTACAGGAACAGGCAATGTCACCTGCCCTCGATGGTAAGGATCTCATCATAAGATCGAAGACTGGATCTGGAAAGACCGCTGCTTACCTCGTGCCCATACTTAACATGATAGGGCGCGGAAGAAAGCCAAGGGCACTTGTTGTGCTTCCCACGAGGGAGCTGGCGATACAGGTAAATGGAGTCGCGGAGAGACTGGGGCGCAGATCAAGGATAAGATCCACAGTCATCTATGGTGGATCCTCAATGTCAAGGCAGATAGAGTCTCTGGAAAAGGGAACCGATATCATTGTGGGTACTCCGGGCAGAATACTTGATCTTCATGATCGCGGGTTTCTGGATCTGTCAGCTATACGATATTTCGTACTGGATGAGGCAGACGTAATGCTGGACATGGGCTTCATAGACGATATCAGGAAGATCATGTCATTCCTCAACGAGGAGAAACAGACGTTCATACTTTCGGCAACTATGCCGGAGGAGATCGTGGAGATGGCCAGCGATTTCATGCACGATCCAACTACGATAATGGTCGATTCTGACGAGGTCACGGTTAAAGAAATTGACCACTATTACACGATAACGAAGAGAAATAGAAAGCTTCAGGCACTGCAGAATTACCTGAAAACATACGGTCCTCAGAAAACAATAATCTTCTCAAGGACAAAGGCTGGTACCAAGATGGTTTGCGATTTTCTTCTAAACAAGGGTTACAACGCCGTCATGATCAATGGGGATATGAGCCAGAGCCAGAGAGAAAAAGCCATGTACCTCTTCAGGAACAGGGTGGAATATCTTGTTGCGACAAACGTTGCCGCAAGGGGCATAGACATCCGCGACGTGACAGATATAATAAACTTTGATCTGCCAGACGATCCCAAGGTTTACGTCCACAGAGTGGGAAGAACTGCAAGGCTGGGGTCAGATGGTCGTGCATTCAGCATAGTGGAGGAAAATCAGAAAGACGCTGTGCGCCAGATCGAACGCATGGCTAGAGTGAGCCTCAGACAGATACGGATGCAGGATTAGATTCTCCTGCAGTTATTTTCTTAAAAACATACTATTAATGTTAGTAAAAAATTAATAAATCTTTATGCTACACATACGATATACATGCAATTGCTTGACGATATCAAAGGTTTTCTGAACACCTTCAGCGAAACGATGTTTATGGATGTTGTCAATTATTCTCTGACTAGGGATAAATATGACTCAATGTTTCTGCGGGATGCCAGGTATCCCGAACTAGGTGAACTGAGATCAACACAGGTGGAAGGCGATAGCCTGATCGTTAAATTCGATGGATATGTTCTGAGGATACAGGGTACGGATAATGGTGTACTCAAATTCACATGGACCGATGGACCCGCCTTGCCTATAGCCGATCCGTCGTTCGTGAAGCCCATACAGGACGGGGAGAGATACCTGTTCGGAAAAAATGTCGTATCACTTCAGAAGGATGGGCTCACGGTGGCGGATCCCGAGGGTGTGGTGCTGCATCACGAGTTTTTTCCATCGTTTGGAAGCGATATAACACATTCATTTGAAATAGGCGAAGAAGATATAATAAGCGGCCTCGGAGAGAAAGCCGCACCGCTGAACATGATTGGTCACGTATACAGGCTGTGGAACCATGATGCAAATGGATCATACGGTCCGGATAGCGATCCTCTGTATCTCAATGCGCCAGTAATGCTGCACGGGCATGAGGGCAGATTTGTGCTTATCTTTTACGCGAATGCAGGGGATTCCACAGTGGATGTTGGTTATTCTGACGAGAGGCGCTTATCAATATCATTCAGATCAAAGCCGCTGGAATACTACATAATCACGGGCGATCTTGATTCAATATACTCGCGGTTTGCGGAGATAACCGGAAAGCCGTATAAGCCTCCATACTGGGCCTTTGAATTCCAGCAGTCAAGGTACAGCTATATGGATACCAAGGAAGTAAGAGACGTTGTTGATGGCTTCATATCGCGCGGAATACCGCTGGGCGCTGTATACCTGGATATAGATTATATGGACAGCTTTAAGATGTTCACATTCGATCAGAAGCGTTTTGGAGACATCAAACAGCTGACCGACTACATGATGAAGAATGGCGTGCGTCTCATAACCATAATGGAGCCCAGTGTTAAGATGGAGCCTGGATACGATCTGTATGAAGAGGGCTTAAAGAATGGCTATTTTGTGCGCTATCCGGACGGAAACGTCATGTACGCTCCTGTCTGGCCAGAAATGGCGGCATTTCCTGATTTCACAGATGCAGGCGTAAGGGAATGGTACAGTTCCAGGTACGATTTCATGCGATCCATGGGCATATCTGGATTCTGGCATGACATGAATGAACCTGCAATATTCGTTGCATGGGGAGACAACACCATGCCCAGATCCGCGGTTCACAGCATAGGCAGGCATGAGGAGGTGCACAACCTATACGGCTACTATATGGATAAGGCTGCATTCGATCACCTCTCCAGAAGCGAAAGGCCTTTCATACTCTCCCGATCCGGATGGGCTGGAATAAGCCAGTATTCATGGATATGGACTGGAGATACTGAGACCTCATGGAAGGAGCTTAAGCAGAATATAGTGACGATACTTCACATGTCCATGTCCGGCATAACATTGACTGGATGCGATATCGGGGGATTCACGGGTTCCCCCACTCCGCATCTTTTCATAAGATGGCTGCAGGCTTCGCTCTTCTTCCCGCTTTACAGGGTGCATTCAGATAAGAGATCGAAGAGGCGTGAGCCATGGGCATTCGGCGATCACGAAAGGGAGATAATTGACGTGATAAGGATGAGGCATTCATTTGTCCCGCAGATATACAGCGAGGCAATATCTTCATCTATCACGGGCAGACCGATCCTTCGCCCGATATTCTGGGCCGATCCTAAGAATACGCTTGCCATGTCCATAGATGATGAATATATGATGGGTGATGATCTCCTTATAGCTCCGGTAGTTGAAGATCATGTGATTAACAGGGAGGTATTCCTGCCATCTGGAAGATGGTATGATATTTCAAATGACAGCGTCGTTGAGGGTCATATTACGTACTGTGTAAATCTAAGCACAGTTCCAATATTTGTCAGAGAAGGATCAGCCATATTGCGGGAAAACAACGGTATAGAGGTGCACCTTTACCTTGGATCAGGAAGGGCTAAGCGCACTTTCTATATAAGTAGCGGCAACGATGATGTGAAGGTGGACATCGAATTTGACGGCAGAGATATAAGGGTGAATCCAGGCAGGCCTGTCAGCGTGAAAT from the Thermoplasma sp. Kam2015 genome contains:
- a CDS encoding DEAD/DEAH box helicase, giving the protein MVGIDMSKFEDCNINDDLKADLERIGFVEMTAVQEQAMSPALDGKDLIIRSKTGSGKTAAYLVPILNMIGRGRKPRALVVLPTRELAIQVNGVAERLGRRSRIRSTVIYGGSSMSRQIESLEKGTDIIVGTPGRILDLHDRGFLDLSAIRYFVLDEADVMLDMGFIDDIRKIMSFLNEEKQTFILSATMPEEIVEMASDFMHDPTTIMVDSDEVTVKEIDHYYTITKRNRKLQALQNYLKTYGPQKTIIFSRTKAGTKMVCDFLLNKGYNAVMINGDMSQSQREKAMYLFRNRVEYLVATNVAARGIDIRDVTDIINFDLPDDPKVYVHRVGRTARLGSDGRAFSIVEENQKDAVRQIERMARVSLRQIRMQD